From a single Nicotiana tomentosiformis chromosome 2, ASM39032v3, whole genome shotgun sequence genomic region:
- the LOC104119214 gene encoding uncharacterized protein At5g39570-like: protein MSYYPKGHRDNDDVPEFDEYDHTPYGGGYDISLTYGRPIPPSEETCYPPTSSASADFDYDRPHYSSSAEPSAYADEALDNEYQSYSKPKTKPRPSRSRPSKEEDDEDEKPQRKPGMNRPSDGGSGIESDETGYGSRTEYEKPKKGYGRKSDEDEELKSEYGSGYGRKSEPDSEYGSGYGRKSEYEKPSSDYGSAGNGRKSKYDEEPTSEYGSGYGRKSEYEEKSSEYGSGYGGKTVSDEYGSRHGKKSEYEEKSSEYESGYGRKTDSNEYGSGYTRKSEYEEKSSEYGSGYGRKTDSDEYGSGYGKKNEYEEKSSEYGSGYERKTNSDEYVSTGYGSKPASGYGRKSEYEEKSSEYGSGYGRKTDSDENESGGYRSKPGSGYRRKSDDEEEKNSEYGSAYGRKTDSDEYGSGGYGKKKNHGEEEEESGYGYGGKSKSYGRSSYDTTESEGYGRSTIERPSYGRSEEEDYKKPSYGRRDDDDEDYGRKKYGDDDDEDDEEKKHRNKQRHHRKHSDD, encoded by the exons ATGTCTTACTACCCAAAAGGTCACCGCGACAATGACGATGTCCCTGAATTCGATGAGTATGATCACACTCCCTATGGTGGCGGTTACGATATTTCCTTGACATACGGCCGCCCAATTCCGCCTTCAGAGGAGACTTGCTATCCTCCGACGTCTTCCGCCTCCGCCGACTTCGACTACGATCGTCCCCATTACTCTTCCTCTGCAGAGCCATCTGCCTATGCTGATGAAGCTCTTGATAATGAGTACCAAAGCTATTCCAAGCCCAAGACCAAGCCTCGTCCCTCGCGTTCCCGCCCATCTAAGGAAGAGGATGATGAAGATGAGAAGCCTCAGCGCAAGCCCGGGATGAATCGTCCTAGCGATGGTGGGAGTGGAATTGAATCTGATGAAACCGGGTATGGAAGCCGGACTGAGTACGAGAAACCCAAAAAGGGATATGGACGGAAGAGCGACGAGGATGAGGAGCTCAAATCCGAATATGGATCTGGATACGGTCGAAAGAGTGAGCCCGATTCAGAATATGGATCAGGGTATGGGCGAAAGAGTGAATACGAGAAGCCAAGTTCCGATTACGGATCTGCTGGGAATGGGAGGAAGAGTAAATATGATGAAGAACCCACATCTGAGTATGGATCAGGTTATGGGAGGAAAAGCGAGTATGAGGAGAAAAGTTCTGAATACGGGTCTGGCTATGGAGGAAAAACTGTGTCTGATGAGTATGGATCAAGGCACGGAAAGAAAAGCGAGTACGAGGAGAAAAGCTCAGAATACGAGTCTGGTTATGGACGAAAGACTGACTCTAATGAATATGGATCAGGGTATACAAGGAAAAGTGAGTATGAAGAGAAAAGTTCAGAATATGGCTCTGGTTATGGACGAAAAACTGATTCTGATGAGTACGGATCAGGATATGGAAAAAAAAATGAGTACGAAGAGAAAAGCTCGGAATATGGATCTGGTTATGAACGAAAGACGAACTCTGATGAGTATGTGTCTACCGGATATGGGAGTAAACCTGCATCCGGATATGGAAGGAAAAGTGAATACGAGGAGAAGAGTTCGGAATACGGGTCTGGTTACGGACGAAAGACCGATTCTGATGAAAATGAATCTGGTGGATATAGGAGTAAACCTGGATCCGGGTATAGAAGAAAaagtgatgatgaggaggagaaAAACTCAGAATACGGGTCGGCTTATGGGCGAAAGACCGACTCTGATGAATATGGATCTGGTGGATACGGGAAGAAGAAAAACCACGGGGAGGAAGAAGAGGAGAGTGGGTATGGTTATGGAGGGAAATCAAAGAGTTATGGCCGTTCAAGCTACGATACGACAGAGAGCGAAGGGTACGGGAGGTCAACAATTGAGAGGCCTAGTTATGGAAGGTCCGAGGAAGAGGACTACAAGAAGCCTAGTTATGGGAGGCGtgacgatgatgatgaagatTATGGTCGCAAGAAATAT GGTGATGACGACGATGAGGATGACGAGGAGAAGAAACATCGCAATAAGCAGCGCCACCATCGCAAACACTCCGATGATTGA